A single Halobacteriovorax vibrionivorans DNA region contains:
- a CDS encoding ATP-binding cassette domain-containing protein, which produces MSSNCILDIRNLAYTYPSGEVIFKNLNLQINKGEFVILLGKNGSGKSTLVNLLLGLRHPLDGYVSVLGLSPYNNKRHELFKSLFLNSHDLTFDENSRVGYILDNYKILYPNYNSQREEELLIKFGLDRDKYVYELSTGMKARIQFIAAISSEVEFILMDEITAVLDRAARKLLGEELAKECKRGRSVLMATNIPEDTTFNSNRVVMIQDMELCDEAA; this is translated from the coding sequence ATGAGTTCAAATTGTATCCTCGATATCAGAAACCTTGCTTATACTTATCCCAGTGGTGAAGTTATTTTCAAAAATCTAAATCTTCAAATCAATAAAGGAGAATTTGTTATTCTTCTTGGAAAGAACGGTTCAGGTAAGAGTACTCTTGTTAACTTACTTCTTGGTCTTCGCCATCCTCTAGACGGATATGTTAGTGTTTTAGGGCTGTCACCATATAATAATAAAAGGCATGAGTTATTTAAGTCTTTATTTTTAAACTCACATGATCTCACTTTTGATGAGAATTCTCGTGTTGGATACATTCTTGATAATTATAAGATCTTGTATCCAAATTATAACTCTCAAAGAGAAGAAGAGTTATTGATTAAATTTGGCCTAGATCGAGATAAGTATGTTTATGAACTTTCTACTGGTATGAAGGCCAGAATACAATTTATTGCAGCGATAAGCTCTGAAGTTGAGTTTATTTTAATGGATGAAATTACTGCTGTCCTAGATAGAGCTGCTAGGAAGTTACTAGGTGAAGAACTAGCAAAAGAGTGTAAACGCGGTAGAAGTGTTTTGATGGCAACAAATATTCCTGAAGACACTACTTTTAATAGTAATCGTGTTGTGATGATTCAAGATATGGAGCTTTGTGATGAAGCAGCCTAG